AGgaattaatttttctttagaCATTTGTTTAAATGAAACAGCACTATgtcttttattaaaagatctattaattttttcattggtataattattactattattattattaatattattagaatAACCGTTCTTGTAATCATTAGTTTTATCCTGGTTATTATAGATTATACTATTAGATTTAAAATCTTTTATCcttgaaaatatatttctattgtTACTGCCTTTCATATGTAGAAACCTTTTCCATCTGcgtgtttcttttttttcaattccTTTACATATATCTGATCCTTTATAAGTTCCAGaacttttttttctctttctaTAACTTTTATCAAGGaatatttttgattttagtttatttcttaaatagctatttttattttttaagttattattcatatttctaTAATCGTATAAAGTTCTTTGattagaaaatatttttctattattaCTACACGTTTGGCTTCTTTtcattctatattttttgttgtcCCTATATTCTTGAATTTCCCCACAATGGCTTACATTATCAAAAAGtgttttttctctttttcttttcgcATTATCTTGGTTAGCGTAATAATCTGTGGATGTTTCGAAAATTATATCATTTCTATTCTTCATATAATCACAAGAAAactgtttattattattattattattattattattattattattattaatattattaatattattaatattattattattgttgttgttgttggtGGTGGTGGTGGTGGggttaatattatatctgtccatattattagaaaTTCCTTTAGAACTTCTAGAATTTGTATATGTTAAAtgtttatttcttatataatcAAATTGTATAAATGGAGTTACAGCATGACATAACGtcatacatttaaaaaattcatcAATGTAGTATCCTCTCCAACTCTGAGAATTTAAAtcgttatatatttttgtatcatTAAAATCACATCTTCCTTTAACAGAACTGGAATTCATATTTAATCTAAAACTTTTTGGTCTTGGGAAATTTTGTTTCATCAAAAAAGTTTGATAATTcctatcaaaaaaatattgattcTTTATTGATTCTTGTGTATATCTATTATCTTCCCATTGATCACATTGATTttgttgtatattttttgtttgtttgtttgtttttttttgttggtATCTTTGGTGTTCAgaatttatatctttatcatcttttacactattataataattttgttctGTATAATGAGAATAGGTTTTAGTACTAtccatatcattatttatgtcTAAGTTATCATAATTTGAAGAGCTATAATACATTAATTGTGATCCATTTTCATCTTCAGTTTCTGATGAGCATGTAGATGATAAAGAAGATGATAACATAGACGAATTTTGAAAGGActgatatttattatatgaattcaAATTAATATAACTTGATTTTTTTGCTTTGCTATTCCATGAAGAGCTAGATTTGTACtttaaattatttgttttttgatcattattattattattattattatttattatatccgATGTGTTGATTATAAAatcctttttattacatttagAATTGGTATCTTTATTTACATTagtatttttcatatttccttcatttgtattattatattcatcataatatatattattattatgtgtattatttgtattgttctggttattatatatattacattcaccattttgtttaatataatcattattactattataattataattattgttatttttatttttattgttactAACATccttattattgttattgttgCTGTTATTTGCACCGTCTCTGTTTTTGTtggtatcattttttttatcagaTGTATGTTCATACTTATCTCTAAGGTAATTATTCCCTTCGTCAGAAATTAATTCTGTTGGATCATCAAGTGTTAGATCATTTTTTGAACTCAcattatttgaaaaatcTCTAACAAAAGAAATTTTCTTTATAGATGCTTCAGAAGAAAACTTgttcttaaatatatttttatcataagaATTGagtttattatcattattagaTTTAgggttattatatattttttttttatttttacatttggATCCATATGTTTTTCCTGCTATAGAACACATATTAAATGTCATATTATTGTTTGTTAAAGTTCCTGTTTTAtctgtaaatataaaatctaCATTTCCTAAATCTCCATGCATATTTGAATTTAAACATAATCCCCATCCATATTCATCATAATCATTTAGGTTATATTTTTCACTATTgttatgatttatatttaattgttTACTTCTTCTAAAAACATATTTAGATAAATCTTCTGAAAtgtttgttcttttttttttgaaaaagggaaaaattTTTTGGagaagatttttttttttctttcgatttatttcattactatttattaatattcctTTTTGATTAGATTTGCTTCTActatttaatgatatatgtttattattatatgtatcatcTTTTGTAGTTCTATTAGTTTTATATGCATTGATTCTAAAATTATGATTACTAAATTCGGTTTGAAGATTAttgtcatttttattattataattattattatttatggaatgaatttcattttgttcttGACTTTTCTGTAGATAATCGTtctgtttatatttattatttgatgaATCTTCAGAGACATAAacattttttgaattatttacattttgatatttttctttacaaatattgttattattattattatcattattattattattgtccaACGTTTGGGAATgctcattattatttgttcgCTGAAAAATATCTATAAACGATTTTGAAAATGtagtttgtttatttttatctgaACGTATAATACTACCGCCTGCCGAacttttattataaagaGTATTTGATTGTGATATAGATTTAATTTTACTTTTAATACTATAAAAGTATCTTTTTATagtttttaatttatcaaaaGTACCAAAAAAGCTTTTTCTAAAATCAGATGCGCGTTCAGTATTTGTAGAGGAATATCTATTGTTAGTAAAATTTTTACTACggttatttaaaaaataagtatattttttaaaaaacgtATGAGATTTATCCATTTTAAAATCACCTAATTCATTATCCATATCATCAATAGTAGAAGGTTCTGATGTTTCATAATTTTCGAATGTACTTATATGATTATCATTTTCAATCAAAATACTTTGTAATATAGAAATTAAATCTACTGATATTAATATACTAATAGGTATAAtattagaatataataatgtatatttaacTATAGattcacatatattatctttaactgtaattaaaaaaaaatgagaacCATTTCTAAATTTATCATCTTCAGTCCATTTAAATAAAACTGatataaatacacatatGAATGTAAAGATTAAACCGATAATTGTATATGAATTTAATTCTTTGTTTACATATCCTAATTTGTGTttattattagatatatttttcataattttggTATCATTAcctgtatataatataacaccaaatatatattcagtatttttaatatgagaacctttaaatataacattattaATAGATAATGAAGTGGCACGAGGATGTGCATCTAATTTTAAAGATCCATTAAATGATTCCATATTACTATTAGGTTTCTCACAAACTATTCTACCTCTAATATTACTTATTGCATATATAGATGTTTCATTTCTTGTTTCATTTAcacaatattttttattcaaatTAGTTTCTCCATTAAGTAATGATGTTTCAATATATACAACTCCTTCTGAATTATTACAActtaataaaagaatatctGCAGGAACTTGTTCATTTTCTATTAATCTAATTATACTACCAACTGATAACTCCATCCATCTTACAGCTTTTAATTGTGAGTTTGGTCCATCCAACATATGGCATAatctattatttatttgataatcTATATTAGATCTTCTAGaatcttcatatatattttttataatagaCACACATATAAAGAACAAAAGtaagaaaaatgaagaatgtttggaataatacatataattactCAAATTTTGATATTGTGGGATAAATTCTAATAaggaaattaataaaaaccATATATTTGGTAATCTCAAAAATTGTTCATATAAtcctttaaatataaatgaatattttccGTAATTTTTTGagcatattttatttgatgGAAAACTAATTAATTCATCAGTTTCTGTTGGatttatttgaatttttcGAAAATCCCATAAAGGTTGATTATTTgtatctttatataatttctttttcttttccatcCATGCTGCTTCAGCAGTTGTAAAatcatgattattattttcatttaattttttcatattattaccaAATATTTTTCCTGAATATTTCACTTTATATCGTACATTAGATTCGTTGTAATGCTTTTTACTATCtgacatttttctttttttctttttttataaaacttAATTGTTAGATAAAAAAAACCataattaaaaacaaatacaaaaaaaggtacacacataatatatttattaatacatatttatatgtctGTACAAATATGCAATTTTTTCCCCTACTTTATAACATAAAAGCATAAAACTATTACAAGGGgaatattaacaaaaaaaaaaataataaaaagtaaaataataataaaaaaataaaaaattattatgaaaagTACAAATATGTAAACATACCAATCTATACAAAAACACAAATAACCAAGAATTAGTACATTTAcagttatataaaaatatatttatatatattgtctgCATATAAAGTCACCATATTCaaaagaataattataaaatattaagagGATGaacatgaaatatatatatatatatatatatatatatatatatatatatatatatatatgtatgtatgtatgtatgtatgtatttttattaaaacaattAAAGAAAtcattcttatatatatatttatggcactttaaaaaattgaacacaaaaaaaaaaaatatatatatatatatatatatttatttatatatcaatataatttatatgaatttttactaaaaagtatatatattaacctactatgaatataaatttttatattatttttttaataatatttttataagtcTATTCGGaaattatatgttaataaaatacatgtataaatatgtgtatatttctaatttttttaccttgggaaaatttaaaaaaagatatatatatatatatatattatatatacatataatgaagcatatcatttcttttaaaatgtatattcatatatatgtaatatgaaATAGAATTATTTTGGACatactaaaaataaaaataaaataaataaaaggtataatattaaaaaatatatataatatcaaaatacacaaatgataaatatataataatattttttttttttttttttttatgcatgtataaaatttattacttttcttttttgtaagaaatatattatatgtatatttttaaatcagACACtctaatatattcaaaattaCATTTCCccattaattattttatttccaaaaaaaaaaaaaaaaaaaaaaaaaaaattagaaatgttttaataatatcctaagttaatataaaaaattataattatttttaatggaaatataaaattaatattataatatacaactATAAAATTTAGGCGTATTGTGtaaaagatattatatatatatatatatatatatatatatatatatatatttatttatttatttatttattcataatatacacatataatctaaatattatgtaataataataagttaatttaaaaattgtaagaaaaaaaaaaaaaagataatagctgtaaaaaatgatttataaTTCAtagtacaaataaatataaagaacgaatatataaaatgaaaaagtaatgtgcatatttttttttattttttgtcaATCTTATAAATTTATGAACTTTTacaatgtataatatatatatgcttcCATAAGGATATAAATACTTTTCCATTTTTAGAAAaggaataatatttaatttgattaaaatatgaaaaaatactCTAAAAAGagaggtttttttttttttttctttatatattaaaaaattatatcattttttaaaatattgaataaataagaaaaaaaaaaaaatcatatacaATACATTTTTGTGGTTTATTATTCATTCCAACTATTaggtaataatatgaatacctaaataatgttataagaatatattctcgcataatttatattattgaaCATGATaaagtattaatataattataaggatttaaaaaaataaattaaatatatttttaaatactgCTTAAGAACATTGAGATTTTAAATGTTTAAAACAACTTTTGATtcttaattaaaaaaaatatatatacttatatatgtttcattatataacctattctttttatattatgtatgtttaaattttttaaataaattcgttgcaagaaaaaacaaaatttatcTATTAAGAATATACCTAAATTTTATACTTGTGACTTTTATGTTTttctatttaatatattgcaccatcaaaaaaaaaaaaaaaaaaaataaaaataaaatatacaaaaatacaaatatatatatgtatatatgtatatattttattttggatggttatggaaaatatattgatCTACAACTTAAAactgttattttattttattttattttaagatAGGTAGGAAGAAtatacattaaatatatgtgtaaccaaatattatatttttttaaaattatatatacatattattactttttttaatatttataatataaataaaattttcttatccgctttttttttttttttttttttttttattccatttattaaaaaaaaaaaaaaaagagagaatacaccatttaaaaaaatatatgcatacattaaatttttaaataaaggtattttattatatatatataaatatatttaattgttTTATTACAAATGATATaactttaaataattatagatTATAGTATTTCAATAAAACATTTCTTGtaagaattattaataaatatcatgtatatatatatatattatgtataaggtatataattttttttttttttttttttttttttttttttttttcgttgttttaatatacacatatataaataatatctgtggaatataaaaaaaataaatataataataatataaatgtggtatttcaaaaaaaatatatacatatatttatatattaatatgcataatataatatataataatatttaattaaatatatatattataaacctttaatatgtatgtttatatgtacaCTTCGATTAATTTCTGAgaaatcataatttttatcataaaccattgtaaaaatttatattccaatgataatatatttttttattatattcttattgatacatagaaaataaagaaaaaaaaaaaaaaaaagaaaaaaaagaaaggaatGGAATGGaaaattcattatttaaaaaaaaaagaaaaaaattattaaatacatacaaaattgtgcaaaaaaatattattaagaagaaataaatatatttaaatatataatacatatgaatataataaaataaaccttacaaaaagaaaaaggaagtataaataaatttaaagtgtaattttattatatatatatattataatataatatattatttataatatatttttgttgcgtaatgcatatatttaaaaataacacataaataaaaatatattattatatttttatatatacataacatatattattatatatataatatattttttgtatataattaatttatattataaaatataatatttttatttatgtttatatatttatattttgattattatttgttattattttttttttttttattattttattattttttttttttttttattattttttttattttttatttttttatttttttattttttatttttgtttttaagcATTAAAAATATCATGAATATTTcacataattaaaaaaaaagaaaaaaaaaagaaaatacattttaataaaaatacttatgtatattttaattattccaatattttttatatatttttcctattaatatataaatatataattttataataatatttttttatatatttatatgtataccatcaaatttatatatattatattatatataaataaataaattatataacatttttttttttttctcattacatatatattaaatattaatatatttaatatttgtaattatttttttatttgagcTTCGAACctttcattctttttttttactttttttttttttttttttttttttttttctatccaaaaattaatatatataatattatatatacaatatatataatataataataatactatttatttaaatgaatataataataataattttctataaataatatatatatatttttttttttttttttttttttttcaaaatatataaatatattttatatatatattatacaaagaaaagaaaaaaagattattcattaaattatttaattttttcagagaataaaaaataaatgttacatatataaagattTAAAGGTAATTAAGAagtaagaaagaaaaaaaaaaaaataaaatataaaaatgataatgtaataatatgatataaaataagataataagaatatatttatattatatatatatatatatatatatagtttatataacaaaaattttCAAACGAAACTATAATTTAAACTAatattatgcatatataagTTATgagtgatatatatatatatatatataaagagtattttaaaataatgttttttttttttttttttttttttttttatattattattattattactgttttcatatttttatgtatataaataaatagtgcattattaaaaataatgtattcattataaaaaatgttaaagTATATTGGTTGTAAATAtagtttaaatatttatagctactaatatattgttatatttgaaattttttttttatgatctaaatataaacatatttctTAATGTATGTTATTCATTAAAATTGTAtactatttttatgatattcatgtatatgcatatatacattattgtataatttttatataatatatatatatatatatatatatatatatatatatatatttatttatttatttatttatttttttttttttgaagatgGGTGCATATTTATCATCACCAAAAACAAATAAGGAATCTTTAGATGGAGGTAATTTAGAATTAGATCCTAGTAGGTATGGTTTATCGTGCATGCAAGGATGGAGAAAGAATATGGAAGATGcacatatatgttataataatttaaagtTCAATGAAATTGAAGAAGATGTTTCTATATATGGTGTTTTTGATGGACATGGTGGTCCAAATGTGTCTAAATGGATATCTTATAATTTCCGTCGCATATTTATAAGATGTTTAAAAGAAGCTAATGaagaaatgataaaaaagaatatgaaaagatctgaaaattataaattaaaattaataaaattaactcttgaaaaaacatttttaaaattagaTGAAGAAATGTTATTATCAGAAAATCAGGagaaattaaagaaatatagTGTACCTACACAagaagatgaagaagaatCAGATACAAGagagaattatatatactctatattaaatgatataatatctaAAAATATTAGTATTAAAGCTATAGAAAAAGATGGAAAGAGGTGTTTACAAGTTGTTTATAACAAGGATGGTAGTCCAGTAGAGGAAGGAAATACTGATGGTAGTGCTACATCAACTTTAAATCAAGATCAACCAGAACATAATCAGTTATATGAAGATggtaatgataacaataatagtaataataataataataataataataataatatatctccTAATTTGTATGGTACCAATGGAGAGAATATTTTAAGAAGCGATGAAAATTATGATTCATCTAATTTAAATTTAGGTGATAATCAAGATAGGAAGaattatgatgatattgaaaatttaggtgataataataatagtagtaatgatATGCTTAAAAAAGATGATGCATCATCAGATATTTTAACTGCAACTACTTCGACAAATGATATGAAAGATGAAGacaagaaaaataattatcttGTTGAAAAGAATGAACAtatgaaaaaggaaaataataattgtgaAGAAAATAGTGAGCAAAATAAGCAAGTAAATGGTATGTCATCTTATAATAAGGCATTAATAGAGGGAGCAATGGGTGAATCAATTGATGAGAAAggattattaaatttaaatgatataaaaacaaataatatattaatagataacaataatgatagcaacaacaataataataataataataataataataatagtagtagtaatgatCCTTCAATGTTTAGTACTGCTTATGCACAtcattgtaataataatgaagggACTATAGGTGATTATcttaataatgaagaaaataacgaaacaaataatattaaaaggtTGAAGAAAGATATATGTAATGATGAGAAAGGAAACACACAGAATGATATAAAAGAGGAGGACAAAATGAGAAATATGGAAACATATATGAATGAGCCAATTGATGGTGTAAAATCTGAATTAACttatgataatttaaaatcTATGGAAGAACAAGAAAAGAATGGAGAAATTGAACaaggaataaataatatgatagaTCATTTTCAAAgcaataatttattaaataatgacaatacaaatggaaatataaattcttatacaaatgatgatattcataataatggGTCATTACAAGGATATGAACAAGATGGACTTATACAAAATAGGAATAATGGAGATGAAGTAAATAATTCAGATATAGAAAGATTAGCATATGATGAAGCCTCAGCTAATgttattgataataatataaataatgatatacatgaagaagatgaagatgatgaaaataataataatgatgaagaaaCAGGAGAAGATGATTGTAATGGTGTTTATTCTTCCGAAGAATTAAGATTAtttgaaaattattattctaATGATTATGAAGATAATATAGCATATAGTTGTGGATCAACTGCATTAGTAGCTGTTATATTAAAAGGTTATTTAATTGTAGCTAATGCTGGAGATTCTAGAGCTATTGTTTGTTTCAACGGAAATTCTTTAGGTATGTCTACTGATCATAAACCACATTTACAAACAGAAGAAGCTCGTATTAAAAAGGCTGGTGGATATATAGCTAATGGTAGAGTTGATGGAAATTTAAATTTGACTAGAGCTATTGGAGATTTACATTATAAAAGAGATCCATTTTTACCACAGAAAGATCAAAAAATATCAGCCTTCCCAGAAATCACATGTGTTACTTTAACACCAGAAGATGAATTTTTGTTTCTTGCATGTGATGGTATATGGGATTGTAAAGATGGTCAAGATGTTGTCGGTTTTGTAAAAACGAGACTTGAAAAATTTGAAGAAATTCCAGATGATCCAAACAATTCTTTGGATAATACAGAAAATAGTGAACATATGAatactaataataattcagatcaaaatgaaaaattaaaaagtgaagatcaaaataatataaataatgaacaagaaaatattttaaatacatCAAATAATGATTtccaaaaaaatgaaaatttacTAAACGAAAacaatatggataatataaacatgCAGGAAAAAAGTGAGACGGAAGAAGATTTAGATTTAGAAAGAGATGAAGATAAACATGATGCTCCACCTGTTAttgaaagaaagaaatatgaaaagtttaataaattatcacAAATTTGTGAAGAATTATGTGACGAATGTTTatctaataattataaagaaaatgatggTATAGGTTGTGATAATATGACATGTTTGATAGTTCAATATAATCctgaatataaaatacatacagAAAAGAAATTTCTTAATATCGACGATATTGAATAAAGTATAgtcttacatatatatatatatatatatatatatatataatataatataaatcattaataaaatgaaacatTTATGCATATAATACAGATGTATCTaataatttgtattatttattataacatatattttcctttttattattgtatttatgtatataaatgattatatatttattttgtaaagaaaaatatagaagaaaataaaaataaataaaaaattgttcatatatattatatattaatatatgtgaatttattgaatatattggattttttttttttttttttttttctttattagcacacataatattatatatgtgttaatgtaaatattatttaataaaaaaaagaacaccTTTTTTCTTAAGCACGCATCATATGAATGAATTGcttgtatatatacatatatagatgaataaatagataaataaataaataaataaatatatatatatatatatatatatatatatatatatatatatatatatttatttatttttatttattcttctttttcatttcatttcatttcatttcttttctttttttttttttttttttttttttttcatgtcaTAATTTATGGTGTTTTTATAAGTTCTCAtacttatttaaaaaaattattgcattatatatacatataaaaataaaaaataaaaataaaaataaaaaataaaaataaaaataaaaaatgagagATATATGTATTTCGTATAAATACATTATCACCATATAAATCTTTTCTCaaacattttattaataataaataatttatatatttagcCTTTTAATTgtcaattatatatgtagatataAAACTGTTgagtattataaattttttcattttagttttatatttaaagatatatttcataaacataaacataaatataaatatatatatatatatatatatatataattatatacattttactAATATCAAGTATTGCTTTTTAAGTATATCCTAAATTGAAAGCAATAAAGATGTTTTACTTCTGATagtatattacatatttaatattttttttttttttgtatttgattttattttattttttgaataaaatTTGTCGTGAGAATTAATATGAagataaaagatatattggttataaaaataaatttgatTCTTTTGAAGATGTTAGAAAGTGTGTAAGCATTTCGTTTAGCTTTTCATCTAAATCCTCATCATCTAAGCAATCCAAAAaatct
This Plasmodium falciparum 3D7 genome assembly, chromosome: 11 DNA region includes the following protein-coding sequences:
- a CDS encoding protein phosphatase 2C — its product is MGAYLSSPKTNKESLDGGNLELDPSRYGLSCMQGWRKNMEDAHICYNNLKFNEIEEDVSIYGVFDGHGGPNVSKWISYNFRRIFIRCLKEANEEMIKKNMKRSENYKLKLIKLTLEKTFLKLDEEMLLSENQEKLKKYSVPTQEDEEESDTRENYIYSILNDIISKNISIKAIEKDGKRCLQVVYNKDGSPVEEGNTDGSATSTLNQDQPEHNQLYEDGNDNNNSNNNNNNNNNNISPNLYGTNGENILRSDENYDSSNLNLGDNQDRKNYDDIENLGDNNNSSNDMLKKDDASSDILTATTSTNDMKDEDKKNNYLVEKNEHMKKENNNCEENSEQNKQVNGMSSYNKALIEGAMGESIDEKGLLNLNDIKTNNILIDNNNDSNNNNNNNNNNNNSSSNDPSMFSTAYAHHCNNNEGTIGDYLNNEENNETNNIKRLKKDICNDEKGNTQNDIKEEDKMRNMETYMNEPIDGVKSELTYDNLKSMEEQEKNGEIEQGINNMIDHFQSNNLLNNDNTNGNINSYTNDDIHNNGSLQGYEQDGLIQNRNNGDEVNNSDIERLAYDEASANVIDNNINNDIHEEDEDDENNNNDEETGEDDCNGVYSSEELRLFENYYSNDYEDNIAYSCGSTALVAVILKGYLIVANAGDSRAIVCFNGNSLGMSTDHKPHLQTEEARIKKAGGYIANGRVDGNLNLTRAIGDLHYKRDPFLPQKDQKISAFPEITCVTLTPEDEFLFLACDGIWDCKDGQDVVGFVKTRLEKFEEIPDDPNNSLDNTENSEHMNTNNNSDQNEKLKSEDQNNINNEQENILNTSNNDFQKNENLLNENNMDNINMQEKSETEEDLDLERDEDKHDAPPVIERKKYEKFNKLSQICEELCDECLSNNYKENDGIGCDNMTCLIVQYNPEYKIHTEKKFLNIDDIE